A portion of the Oncorhynchus masou masou isolate Uvic2021 chromosome 11, UVic_Omas_1.1, whole genome shotgun sequence genome contains these proteins:
- the LOC135548622 gene encoding microfibrillar-associated protein 3-like, with product MSHTHAHSYTLITKCVCMIITQLFASGHAEEMTKDGTQNRSLVSIHYLASLPTLRDIIVKEGASTLIECNVTGKPDAIQWYNSKGHVLDAEEGGGKWLIQDKGVLNITTVSFEDRGRYTCIASSSAGTSNYTITLRVAYVHSGLGLYYVIVCLIAFTITMILNVTRLCMVSSHLKKTEKAINEFFRTEGAEKLQKAYEIAKRIPIITSAKTMEWAKVTQLKTMEFARHMEELARSVPLPQTILSCRAFVEEVMETVHTSVGATSLQKAIEPANPEGRGKTCEVQMSAEQQGLAAHGREDVDGTIENSLDIEVSVHPMSKCEDEKWAEGDEVSVHMLGLQWECGL from the exons atgtcacatacacatgcacacagttACACACTGATTACAAAGTGTGTGTGCATGATCATCACACAACTCTTTGCCTCTGGACATGCAGAAGAAATGACAAAAGATGGAACACAGAACCGTTCTCTGGTATCCATCCACTACCTTGCCAGTTTACCTACTCTCCGGGATATCATAGTGAAAGAGGGAGCCAGCACTCTGATTGAGTGCAATGTCACTGGAAAGCCAGATGCCATTCAGTGGTACAATTCCAAAGGGCACGTTCTGGATGCGGAAGAGGGAG GTGGGAAATGGCTGATTCAGGACAAGGGCGTTTTAAATATCACAACGGTCAGTTTTGAAGACCGAGGCCGATACACCTGCATAGCCTCCAGCTCGGCAGGGACCTCCAACTACACCATCACCTTACGGGTGGCCTACGTCCACAGCGGCCTGGGCCTGTACTACGTCATTGTGTGTCTCATCGCCTTCACCATCACCATGATCCTCAATGTCACGCGCCTCTGCATGGTCAGCAGTCACCTGAAGAAGACGGAGAAGGCCATCAACGAGTTCTTCCGCACCGAGGGAGCTGAGAAGCTCCAGAAGGCCTACGAGATAGCCAAGCGCATCCCCATCATCACCTCAGCCAAGACCATGGAGTGGGCCAAGGTCACCCAGCTCAAGACCATGGAGTTTGCCCGCCACATGGAGGAGCTGGCCCGCAGTGTGCCACTTCCCCAGACCATACTCAGTTGCAGGGCCTTTGTGGAGGAGGTTATGGAGACGGTGCACACCTCGGTGGGGGCGACAAGCCTCCAGAAAGCTATAGAGCCAGCCAACCCAGAGGGGAGAGGTAAAACCTGTGAGGTCCAGATGTCAGCAGAGCAGCAGGGCCTAGCAGCACATGGCAGAGAGGATGTTGATGGTACCATTGAAAACAGCCTGGACATTGAGGTGTCTGTACACCCTATGTCCAAGTGTGAGGATGAGAAGTGGGCTGAAGGGGATGAGGTGTCTGTACACATGCTGGGGCTCCAGTGGGAGTGTGGCTTATGA